In Deinococcus sedimenti, a single genomic region encodes these proteins:
- a CDS encoding ABC transporter substrate-binding protein translates to MKRFVMIAAVLGSALVGVSQAATVAEVKKKGVLVLGTDPTFAPFEFKGPDGTIQGFDIDIARAVAKDLGVRLEVRAVGFGALMPQAVTSGRVDMAMSGITITPERAKVVSFSQPYFRSAQVFIVRAGNPGKFAWPASVKGKVIGVQGNTTGQFVANDTLKPRGATLKVYDDFAAGLADVRAGRIAALVGDAPTVDDLKKRLPGQFDRAGKDLAAEDYGMVFRKGSDLAAAANRTLARLKASGEYQKLLNRWIVQK, encoded by the coding sequence ATGAAGCGTTTCGTGATGATTGCAGCGGTCCTCGGTTCGGCCCTTGTGGGTGTGTCGCAGGCGGCGACGGTGGCCGAGGTGAAGAAGAAGGGCGTGCTGGTGCTGGGCACGGACCCGACGTTCGCGCCGTTCGAGTTCAAGGGCCCGGACGGAACGATTCAGGGCTTCGATATCGATATCGCGCGGGCGGTGGCGAAGGACCTGGGCGTGCGGCTGGAGGTGCGCGCGGTGGGCTTCGGGGCGTTGATGCCGCAGGCGGTCACGTCGGGCCGGGTGGACATGGCCATGAGTGGCATCACGATCACGCCGGAGCGGGCGAAGGTGGTGTCGTTCAGCCAGCCGTACTTCCGGTCGGCGCAGGTGTTCATCGTGCGGGCCGGGAATCCCGGGAAGTTCGCGTGGCCCGCGAGCGTGAAGGGGAAGGTGATCGGCGTGCAGGGGAACACGACGGGGCAGTTCGTGGCGAACGACACGCTGAAGCCCAGGGGCGCGACGCTGAAGGTGTATGACGATTTCGCGGCGGGACTGGCGGACGTGCGCGCCGGGCGGATCGCTGCGCTGGTGGGGGACGCGCCGACGGTGGATGACCTGAAGAAGCGCCTGCCGGGGCAGTTCGACCGGGCCGGGAAGGACCTGGCGGCCGAGGATTACGGCATGGTGTTCAGGAAGGGCAGTGATCTCGCGGCGGCGGCGAACAGGACGCTGGCGCGCCTGAAGGCCAGCGGGGAGTACCAGAAACTGCTGAACAGGTGGATCGTGCAGAAGTAA
- a CDS encoding TlpA family protein disulfide reductase codes for MEWPAPTDFVHGDPLPAPTTWTRPGLVMTFNLECPGCVSRGIPFLKRLHAEFGDAVHLLAVHTSHGHRQLPREDVEPTLKKFAQDYAKLPFPVALDLTGTLARHWHTEGTPHWLAFAPGGDLIRSVYGSQENAQTRLQYLLEEWTGHSGEGI; via the coding sequence ATGGAATGGCCCGCCCCCACCGACTTCGTCCACGGCGACCCCCTCCCCGCCCCCACCACCTGGACGCGGCCCGGCCTCGTCATGACCTTCAACCTCGAATGCCCCGGCTGCGTCTCCCGCGGCATCCCCTTCCTCAAACGCCTCCACGCCGAATTCGGCGACGCCGTCCACCTCCTCGCTGTGCACACCAGCCACGGACACCGCCAACTCCCCAGAGAGGACGTCGAACCCACCCTGAAAAAATTCGCGCAGGACTACGCGAAACTCCCATTCCCCGTCGCCCTCGACCTCACCGGCACCCTCGCCCGACACTGGCACACCGAAGGCACCCCCCACTGGCTCGCCTTCGCGCCCGGCGGCGACCTCATCCGCAGCGTGTACGGCAGCCAGGAGAACGCCCAGACCAGACTCCAGTACCTCCTGGAAGAATGGACCGGGCACTCAGGTGAAGGAATCTGA
- a CDS encoding amino acid ABC transporter permease, translated as MTEVLEGFRTVLSGEYPRLLLSGLGLTLAVSVCALLVSVLVGTALGAARVLRVPVLGRLGDAYVTVVRGIPLIVLLSVVYYGLPTLGVTLPDFPAAVLALGLYSAAYTSEIVRGGISSVPAGQAEAARSLGLSRGQALRFVVLPQAWRVALPALGNEFISLILGSSLASAVTLQELFSQGRYITNATYRQFEVYAVLALVYFLLTFVLSRVVRGLEARLSRGVTLPERRVI; from the coding sequence GTGACAGAGGTTCTGGAGGGCTTCCGGACGGTGCTGTCCGGGGAGTACCCGCGTCTGCTGCTGTCGGGTCTGGGCCTGACCCTGGCGGTCAGCGTGTGTGCGCTGCTGGTGTCGGTACTGGTGGGCACGGCGCTGGGCGCGGCGCGGGTGCTGCGCGTGCCGGTACTGGGGCGGCTGGGGGACGCGTACGTGACGGTGGTGCGGGGCATTCCGCTGATCGTGCTGCTGTCGGTGGTGTACTACGGTCTGCCGACACTGGGCGTGACCCTGCCGGATTTCCCGGCGGCGGTGCTGGCGCTGGGGTTGTACTCGGCGGCGTACACGAGTGAGATCGTGCGGGGCGGGATCAGCAGTGTCCCGGCGGGGCAGGCGGAGGCGGCGCGCAGTCTGGGCCTCAGTCGGGGGCAGGCGCTGCGGTTCGTGGTGCTGCCGCAGGCGTGGCGGGTGGCGTTGCCTGCGCTGGGGAACGAGTTCATCAGCCTGATTCTGGGCAGCAGTCTGGCGAGCGCGGTGACGTTGCAGGAGCTGTTCAGTCAGGGGCGGTACATCACGAACGCGACATACCGGCAGTTCGAGGTGTACGCGGTGCTGGCGCTGGTGTACTTCCTGCTGACGTTCGTGCTGTCGCGGGTGGTGCGCGGGCTGGAGGCGCGCCTGAGTCGGGGCGTGACGTTGCCGGAACGGCGCGTGATCTGA
- a CDS encoding helix-turn-helix transcriptional regulator, with protein sequence MTPDEQPERAQSPVQRLFLLARLLRARPHTVAELAAATGQTLTVTARDLHELQSLEPELRVLPGPPQGYVIGTPDLDDAARLTLLRGLDALAARGSEPAASLAPLRAALTAPLPAHVRAALPTTVTARPAASDLALNAVTQAWLACRPIRFQEWQPGNRRAARLHPLRIETHPVSGDLLVVGRDPDHAGEVRTYRLGRMLHVTPEAGTFTPDLLDPAQTPALPCTPLPVEAERSVPVTLRFTGEATFRVLEGGHACLGEPSINPDGSVDAPLLVPHDAGGVPRSVLPWLLSWGPQVQVLGPDAVRAEWQRLTREAAEVATQTPTLFVQHGAA encoded by the coding sequence ATGACCCCCGACGAGCAGCCCGAGCGTGCCCAGAGCCCCGTCCAGCGCCTGTTCCTCCTGGCCCGCCTGCTGCGCGCCCGTCCGCACACCGTTGCGGAACTCGCGGCGGCCACCGGGCAGACCCTGACGGTCACGGCGCGCGACCTGCACGAACTGCAGAGCTTGGAACCCGAGTTGCGCGTCCTTCCCGGCCCGCCCCAGGGGTACGTGATCGGCACGCCGGACCTCGACGACGCGGCGCGACTGACGCTGCTGCGCGGCCTGGACGCCCTCGCGGCGCGCGGCAGCGAACCGGCCGCCAGCCTCGCCCCGCTGCGCGCCGCGCTGACCGCGCCGCTGCCCGCGCACGTCCGCGCGGCCCTGCCCACCACGGTCACGGCTCGCCCCGCCGCCTCCGACCTCGCCCTGAACGCTGTCACGCAGGCGTGGCTGGCCTGCCGCCCCATCCGCTTCCAGGAATGGCAGCCCGGGAATCGGCGTGCCGCGCGGCTGCACCCCCTGCGGATCGAGACGCACCCGGTCAGCGGTGACCTGCTCGTCGTGGGGCGCGACCCCGACCACGCGGGCGAGGTCCGCACGTACCGCCTGGGCCGGATGCTGCACGTCACGCCCGAGGCGGGCACCTTCACGCCCGACCTCCTCGACCCGGCGCAGACGCCCGCGCTGCCGTGCACGCCGCTCCCGGTGGAAGCAGAGCGCAGCGTGCCGGTCACCCTCCGCTTCACGGGCGAGGCGACCTTCCGCGTGCTCGAAGGCGGGCACGCCTGCCTGGGCGAACCGAGCATCAACCCGGACGGCAGCGTGGACGCGCCCCTGCTGGTCCCGCACGACGCCGGGGGCGTGCCCCGCAGCGTGCTTCCGTGGCTGCTGTCCTGGGGGCCGCAGGTGCAGGTGCTCGGCCCGGACGCGGTGCGCGCCGAGTGGCAACGCCTGACGCGCGAGGCGGCCGAGGTGGCCACGCAGACCCCCACGCTGTTCGTGCAGCACGGCGCGGCGTGA